The Pontibacter korlensis sequence AGCATTAACGGCGGCGCCTGTTTGTAAAGGTTAAGCGGATGGGTGATCAAGAAATAATTGGGGCTGAATTTAGATAATGTTCTGGCACGCTTTTAGCATCTCTAGGGGGGAATATTATAGTTATTAATTTTCTCTAGCTTTGCATGTGCATAGCTTGTATAAAGCAGCTGTTTCTGTAGCAGCGTGACAGCCCCGCAGGGCCAGGTCATCTTCATTTCTGATTCGTGTTGTTGCAGTTGCTGGGGCTCTGGAATTTCAAATCATAAATTTCAGTCCTTTTTGTTTTTTCCCAGCCTTTAAAATTTACATGTCTCAAAAGATAAAATTCATCAACACAAATAAGTCGGAGTTCTTTGCCACTGTACGTAAGCGGGTGGATGCCTACTTCAAGGAAAGTGGGATTTCCAAAAACGGTAACCTACTGATGTGGACCAAGGCTATTTTCTTCTTGGTTGGCTTTTTCAGCCTTTATGCTTTGATCCTTACAGGATGGCTTAACTCTTATGCTATGGTTATTGCGGCTGCAGCTTTAGGTGCTTTCGCTGCGTTTATAGGTTTCAACATTTGCCATGATGCCATACATGGCTCCTTTTCTGGCAGTAGTAAAGCAAACAAGGGGCTTAGCTACTTCTTCTACCTTATTGGTGCAAATCCATACCTGTGGAATATATCACATAATGTTGTACATCATACCTATACCAACATACCGGGACATGATGAGGACATTGAGGTGGCTCCCGGGCTTATCCGCCTGGATGAAAGCGAAAAAGTGAACAGAATCCAACGCTATCAGCACTTGTACGCGTTCTGGCTTTATGGTCTTGCCTCCCTTTCATGGGTGCTACGCAAAGACTATGTTAAGTTCTTCCAGAAGAAGATAGGTCAGCACAGTGCAAAACATCCAAGGAGGGAGTATTTCAACCTTTTCTTCTACAAGATTCTGCATTACTTCGTGTTCATTGGGGTTCCCATGCTGGTCCTAAACCTGGCCTGGTGGCAGGCAGCCATAGGCTTTCTGGTGATGCACCTGGCAGAGGGCATCGTAATGGGTCTAGTGTTTCAACTGGCCCATGTAGTGGAGGGTACCGATTTTCCAGTGCCAACTGAAAAAGGCAACGTGGAAGAGGCCTGGGCTGTCCACCAAATGCGTACAACTGCCAATTTTGCCCCTAAAAGTGCTCTTGCAAGCTTTTTTCTAGGCGGGTTGAACAGGCAGATCGAACACCACCTTTTTCCCAAGGTTTGCCACATTCATTATCCGGCTATTTCTTCTATTGTAAGGCAGACGGCCCTTGAATTTGGTTTGCCGTATCTGGAAAACCCCACTTTCAATTCTGCCCTTAAGTCTCATTACCGGATGCTCCGGACATTAGGAAAAGAGGCATATGCAGTGCAGGAGAGTTCAAGGGGTAAGGTATACCCGGTAGCTGCCTAACGAGAAAGGCTAATGATGCCGTGATCAATAGAGGTTTTGTAACTAGTTTATTGGAAATCGTAAATAATAATGAACGTATATACCTGCAGATATGTAGTAGGTATATAATAACAAACAACATGAATAACGGAACAGTAAAATTCTTTAATGACCTGAAAGGGTTCGGGTTTATCAAAGAAACAAATTCAGATCAGGAGTACTTTGTACACGTATCTGGCCTGGTGCATGAGATACAGGAAAATGACACGGTAACTTTTGACCTGCAAGAAGGAAGAAAAGGACTAAACGCAGTTAACGTAAAACGCGTTTAGTTTTAACATATAAGTCATTA is a genomic window containing:
- a CDS encoding fatty acid desaturase family protein, producing the protein MSQKIKFINTNKSEFFATVRKRVDAYFKESGISKNGNLLMWTKAIFFLVGFFSLYALILTGWLNSYAMVIAAAALGAFAAFIGFNICHDAIHGSFSGSSKANKGLSYFFYLIGANPYLWNISHNVVHHTYTNIPGHDEDIEVAPGLIRLDESEKVNRIQRYQHLYAFWLYGLASLSWVLRKDYVKFFQKKIGQHSAKHPRREYFNLFFYKILHYFVFIGVPMLVLNLAWWQAAIGFLVMHLAEGIVMGLVFQLAHVVEGTDFPVPTEKGNVEEAWAVHQMRTTANFAPKSALASFFLGGLNRQIEHHLFPKVCHIHYPAISSIVRQTALEFGLPYLENPTFNSALKSHYRMLRTLGKEAYAVQESSRGKVYPVAA
- a CDS encoding cold-shock protein yields the protein MNNGTVKFFNDLKGFGFIKETNSDQEYFVHVSGLVHEIQENDTVTFDLQEGRKGLNAVNVKRV